The Candidatus Baltobacteraceae bacterium sequence CGATCTTTCGGCCAAGATCGTCAAGGATGCGCAGGGCACGGCGCTCGCCGTTACCGGCCCGTACTACGGCCCGGACGCCCCGATGTGTTGTCCGACGAAACCGAAGGCGACCGCGATCTTCCGCATGACGAGCAAAGGCTGGACCCAGACGCCGCGCTACTTCAAGGTGACGCCCACGCCGTAGCCGGACGCCTACATTCTAAAGATGCCGAAATGCGTCGGCGGCTGAGGCGCGTTGGCCGCCGCGTCCAGACCCAGCGCGATGACGTGGCGCGTGTCGAGCGGGTCGATGATGCCGTCGTCCCAAAGGCGCGCCGTCGAGTAGTACGGATTTCCTTCGTGTTCGTACTTCGCCAGGATCGGCGCTTCGAACGCTGCCTTTTGTTCGGGCGTCATCTCGCCTTTGACGGTCGAGAGCACGCCGGCCGCTTGCGCTCCGCCCATCACGCTGATGCGCGCGTTCGGCCACATCCAGAGCTGCCGCGGTGAAAACGCGCGACCGCACATTCCGTAATTTCCGGCGCCGAAGCTGCCGCCGATGACGACCGTGAATTTCGGCACCTCGGCGCAAGCGACGGCCATCACGAGCTTCGCGCCGTCCTTGGCGATCCCGCGGTTCTCGTACTCTTTGCCCACCATGAAGCCGGTGATGTTCTGCAAAAAGAGAAGCGGTGTCCCGCGCTGTGCGCACAGCTCGATGAAATGCGCGCCCTTGAGCGCGCTCTCCGAGAAAAGGATGCCGTTATTGGCGAGGATGCCGATCGGATGGCCCTCGATGCGCGCGAATCCGCAGACCAGCGTCGTGCCGTAACGCGCCTTGAATTCATGGAATTCGGAAGCATCGATCAATCGTGCGATCACCTCGCGCACGTCGTAGGCGATCCGGCTATCGCTCGGAACGAGGCCGTAGATATCCGCCGGATCGTAGGCCGGCGGTCGCGCCTCGATCTTGTCCCACTGCAGCGGGAGCTCGCGGTGCAGATTGCGCACGATCTCGCGCACGATGCCGAGCGCGTGCGGGTCGTCGTTGGCAAAGTGATCGGCCACGCCCGA is a genomic window containing:
- a CDS encoding carboxyl transferase domain-containing protein; translation: MRNGLSSAVERIAWLVSLLESNLDRHSESFACNAERMVNLCHQLRERLRHVRRGGGPEATAKHRERGKLTARERIDALIDPGSDFLEFSALAAFDMYENDSPSAGIVTGIGCVESQMCVIVANDSTVKGGTYYPMTVKKHLRAQEIAEQNHLPCIYLVDSGGAFLPLQADVFPDREHFGRIFYNQARMSSKRIPQIAAVMGSCTAGGAYVPAMSDETVIVRGTGTIFLGGPPLVKAATGEVVTAEELGGADVHTRISGVADHFANDDPHALGIVREIVRNLHRELPLQWDKIEARPPAYDPADIYGLVPSDSRIAYDVREVIARLIDASEFHEFKARYGTTLVCGFARIEGHPIGILANNGILFSESALKGAHFIELCAQRGTPLLFLQNITGFMVGKEYENRGIAKDGAKLVMAVACAEVPKFTVVIGGSFGAGNYGMCGRAFSPRQLWMWPNARISVMGGAQAAGVLSTVKGEMTPEQKAAFEAPILAKYEHEGNPYYSTARLWDDGIIDPLDTRHVIALGLDAAANAPQPPTHFGIFRM